tgtccactttctatgtccaataaaaatatgggtatttttattttatagaaagtgtcaatttatttacaacacGCTACTACAATTTAGATCCCACCATCCTCTAACTATACTTTATCACGTTTTTTACTTAACTACTTGTACAGTAATTACCACATCATTTTAAATTCCTATATTTTTGACCGAGAGTATATAAAAATCTGATAAAAAGGTAAATTATTCAATTCAATTAAGGCGTGTACGGAGTAAGAGTTGAACCACAAACTAGTAAAATTGATGAATAAAAATTGTCCAGTGCAAAACATAGAAAAAAAGAATACCATTTGGATCGGGCAGATAGGTGCAATGCCGTGGGCCGCGATCCGCAGCAAGGCCCTTGAAGAGCAGCCTTCTGAAGCCCATAGAGCTGCAGCTTCGAATCTTCACCAATGCTTTGACACGATTCCGCATAAACCAAGGCCTCGCCAAAGATCTTCTCCAATTCGCTTCTCTCAACTCCCTCCCACTCATCATCACTGATCCGATTACCCTCCGATCCCAGACGCTTCTCACCCTCTCCTCTCCTCGCAATTACTCTATGTTTCGAAGATTGATGCGAATCGAAGGTGTCGAGAATCAAGAAAACCAAAGCAGATAAT
This sequence is a window from Salvia splendens isolate huo1 chromosome 14, SspV2, whole genome shotgun sequence. Protein-coding genes within it:
- the LOC121764704 gene encoding acyl-CoA-binding domain-containing protein 3-like, producing MDSMQILLLALVGLSALVFLILDTFDSHQSSKHRVIARRGEGEKRLGSEGNRISDDEWEGVERSELEKIFGEALVYAESCQSIGEDSKLQLYGLQKAALQGPCCGSRPTALHLSARSKWNAWQKVGNISEEIAMEKYIATLSDLIPDWNKGERDEAES